A genomic stretch from Setaria italica strain Yugu1 chromosome VII, Setaria_italica_v2.0, whole genome shotgun sequence includes:
- the LOC101762247 gene encoding uncharacterized protein LOC101762247 gives MALAPSGSVAPIYAGWAPPRLRQLPTTPARANVSLYYLRHRGSCRGSDGGGARNADLRCRRRLLTARGERPDEEEEEDDEDPSAGPGGGFDAAVALFNRGEFHACHDVVEELWYDAEDPARTLLHGILQCAVGFHHLFNQNHRGAMMELGEGLCKLRKLNLGGGDDDDPFSRFRDDVAAVLQFLYRTQKELAACTDDLCLTMDGSPSSYQLLGNFAAGQQLYRLEADDTHDDGASSIIFSVSDHPASQSAPSRVKLPTLDATEQNLTDLQRAYQYI, from the exons ATGGCGCTCGCGCCCTCCGGCTCTGTCGCTCCCATCTACGCCGGCTGGGCGCCACCCCGCCTGCGACAGCTGCCCACCACCCCGGCTCGTGCAAACGTGTCGCTCTATTACCTACGGCACCGTGGCAGTTGCCGTGGTAGTGATGGTGGCGGGGCGCGCAACGCCgacctccgctgccgccggcggctccTCACGGCGCGAGGCGAGCGccccgacgaggaggaggaggaggatgacgaggaccCGTCGGCGGGGCCTGGTGGTGGGTtcgacgcggcggtggcgctgttcAACCGCGGCGAGTTCCACGCGTGCCACGACGTGGTGGAGGAGCTCTGGTACGACGCCGAGGACCCCGCGCGGACGCTCCTCCACGGCATCCTCCAGTGCGCCGTCGGATTCCACCACCTCTTCAACCAG AACCACCGCGGCGCGATGATGGAGCTCGGTGAGGGCCTCTGCAAGCTCCGCAAGCTcaacctcggcggcggcgacgacgacgacccatTCTCCCGCTTCCgggacgacgtcgccgccgtcctgcaaTTCCTCTACCGAACCCAAAAGGAGCTCGCAGCAT GCACCGATGACCTCTGCTTGACCATGGACGGCTCGCCGAGCTCATACCAACTGCTCGGCAACTTCGCCGCCGGCCAGCAGCTGTACCGGTTGGAAGCTGATGATACACACGACGACGGTGCTTCCAGCATCATCTTCTCTGTATCTGATCATCCCGCCTCACAATCAGCTCCGTCCAGGGTGAAGCTTCCGACATTAGATGCCACGGAGCAAAATCTGACAGACCTTCAACGTGCATATCAATATATCTAG
- the LOC101762647 gene encoding LOW QUALITY PROTEIN: non-structural maintenance of chromosomes element 1 homolog (The sequence of the model RefSeq protein was modified relative to this genomic sequence to represent the inferred CDS: substituted 1 base at 1 genomic stop codon) — translation MAPLSWRHHTLLQALLTRGPLSERDFHAVFAAVSGRNPATHQQLFNDTLLKINKDLAYLQFELRACINQYDGTVYCGVVNNIADEESKLGTKYSVPQIAFYKGLLEAIVQEAGNDGSITSIDALNVRLDNQVIIVDGSQESXSRLPTSIKNFSLSQKEKALDELIRDSWLSYTSTGKIGLGTRSFLDLRSWFRGNGIPSCMVCNEACIKASSCPNEECNVRIHEYCLRKFSQRKSSRACPGCGTEWPRQDGEADGDDDVNEPEEDQAPSAKRSSRKRHNQVKAELVEENDNAGPSTALPRRSSRSIKAEAVEAAQEASSAGASQATRTSKRRKK, via the exons ATGGCGCCGCTGTCGTGGCGGCACCACACCCTGCTGCAGGCGCTGCTCACCCGCGGCCCTCTCTCCGAGCGCGACTTCCACGCCGTCTTCGCCGCCGTATCCGGCAGGAACCCCG CCACTCATCAACAACTGTTCAATGATACACTTCTGAAGATCAACAAGGACCTCGCATATTTGCAGTTTGAGTTGCGAGCATGCATCAACCAATATGATGGAACGGTGTATTGTGGAGTGGTTAATAACATTGCTGACGAAGAATCAAAGCTTGGAACAAAGTATTCTGTGCCCCAGATTGCATTCTACAAGGGACTG TTAGAAGCAATAGTTCAGGAAGCTGGAAATGATGGGAGCATAACCAGTATTGACGCTCTCAATGTCCGGCTTGACAACCAG GTCATTATTGTAGATGGTTCACAGGAAAGCTAATCTCGTCTTCCTACTTCCATAAAGAACTTCTCACTGAGCCAGAAAGAGAAAGCTCTAGATGAACTGATACGGGATAGTTGGTTGTCATACACCTCCACAGGCAAGATTGGTCTGGGCACCAGATCATTTCTTGATCTCCGAAGCTGGTTCCGTGGTAACGGCATCCCATCATGCATGGTGTGTAACGAAGCTTGTATAAAG GCATCTAGTTGTCCTAATGAGGAATGCAATGTAAGAATCCATGAATATTGTCTGAGGAAATTTTCACAGCGAAAG TCTTCAAGAGCCTGTCCTGGTTGTGGTACCGAATGGCCCCGTCAGGATGGTGAAGCCGAcggtgatgatgatgtgaatGAACCTGAGGAGGATCAAGCCCCATCAGCTAAACGTTCCTCGAGAAAGAGGCACAATCAAGTCAAAGCTGAACTGGTGGAAGAAAATGACAACGCAGGCCCATCAACGGCGTTGCCTAGGAGGAGCTCAAGAAGCATTAAAGCCGAAGCAGTCGAGGCTGCTCAAGAGGCGTCTTCTGCAGGAGCTTCGCAGGCAACCAGGACGtccaaaagaaggaagaaatgA
- the LOC101762794 gene encoding LOW QUALITY PROTEIN: wiskott-Aldrich syndrome protein family member 2-like (The sequence of the model RefSeq protein was modified relative to this genomic sequence to represent the inferred CDS: inserted 3 bases in 2 codons) translates to MHVLLPITIARAEAERAIQLRQQLGGALATSGTQSISSPLMITPPEHTAALMQGSGVRSTPPQSQPLNPATSLPPTVSAVGDESKRTAAAMADKLASLSAPAFHSLISSLAAEQAASIXGGSPSGEFSGGPPGFQIEKXGILPFSGQAPQMQQQIGAVPTSLGGTQPPPPGPFPPPPAPPPLPSILPPLLQQFAQNTGGMVGVGAPFGMMAGSMPPPPPLSLPAGFPGLSGPPPPPPAQNQPQQQQSPQPPQQSPTSTGFFQSSITNGSDSTAAWHSSGYKGSTLC, encoded by the exons ATGCATGTCTTGTTGCCTATCACT ATTGCTCGAGCAGAGGCTGAACGTGCCATTCAACTTAGACAACAACTGGGTGGTGCCCTTGCCACAAGTGGCACACAATCTATTTCTAGTCCTCTCATGATTACTCCACCAGAGCACACAGCTGCTCTGATGCAGGGTTCTGGAGTAAGGTCGACACCTCCACAGTCACAACCACTGAATCCAGCAACCTCACTTCCCCCTACAGTCAGTGCAGTGGGTGACGAGTCCAAGAGGACGGCAGCAGCTATGGCAGATAAGCTTGCATCTTTGTCAGCACCTGCGTTTCATTCCCTTATCTCATCTCTTGCTGCTGAGCAAGCCGCTTCCA ATGGTGGATCGCCTTCAGGAGAATTCTCTGGAGGACCACCTGGCTTCCAGATTGAAAA AGGCATTCTTCCCTTTTCTGGGCAAGCGCCACAGATGCAACAACAGATTGGAGCAGTGCCTACTTCTCTTGGAGGCACGCAACCACCACCGCCAGGTCCattcccaccaccaccagcgccgccgccactgccatcTATATTGCCACCGCTTCTGCAACAATTTGCTCAAAATACTGGAGGAATGGTCGGAGTGGGAGCACCTTTTGGGATGATGGCTGGCTCTatgccacctccgcctccattGTCGCTGCCGGCAGGTTTCCCGGGACTAAGTgggccacctccacctccaccagctCAGAACCagccccagcagcagcagtctCCGCAGCCACCGCAGCAATCGCCGACATCAACCGGATTCTTTCAATCATCAATCACCAACGGCAGTGATTCAACGGCGGCATGGCATTCATCAGGCTATAAAGGCAGCACCTTGTGCTAA